Genomic segment of bacterium:
TCGCCTCACTCGTGATAAAGGTCACGCGCCGCTGGCCGCTCTTCGGCACCTTCCGCGACCCCGATCTCCGCACCCACACGATCGCTGGCGACGCATCGAGATCGACATCGGCCATCGTCAGCGCCAGCGCCTCGCCGAGCCGCATCCCGCTCGACGCGAGCACGAGGACCAGCGCCTTTAGGTGGGGCGGCGGCGCACCGTTCACGAGGATACCAGCGACGAACTCGCGGTTTAGCACCACCGAGTCGGTCATCTTCTCCGGGTAGGGCGTCTTCGACGCGATCAGCCGCGCCTGGGAGCGCCGGATCTCGACATCGCTCATGGTGAGCCACGTCATCACCGAGTTTTTGTACGTGACGACCGTCTTCGGCTGGAGGCCGGCCTCGTTCTCCATGTACCGGATATACCCCTGCACATCATAGACGACGTTCCGCCCGTTTGCGAGGTAGGCCGTCGCCGCTGCATCGTAGCCGGCCATGACCTCCGCGGTGATCCGCTTCTTCTTCTTCGGGTCGCGCTTCGGCTCGCCGGAGAGGTAATCGAAGAAGAGCAGCAGGGCGGCGCGGTAGGCGACGAGCGTCTGGCCGGAGTAGGTGGCGAGGAACCGGGAGATCGGGGTATCGTCGGTCATCAACAATAACCATACCACGTTCGACTATATAAATATATTAGGTAGTCGCGAAATAGTGT
This window contains:
- a CDS encoding tyrosine-type recombinase/integrase → MTDDTPISRFLATYSGQTLVAYRAALLLFFDYLSGEPKRDPKKKKRITAEVMAGYDAAATAYLANGRNVVYDVQGYIRYMENEAGLQPKTVVTYKNSVMTWLTMSDVEIRRSQARLIASKTPYPEKMTDSVVLNREFVAGILVNGAPPPHLKALVLVLASSGMRLGEALALTMADVDLDASPAIVWVRRSGSRKVPKSGQRRVTFITSEATEALKQWLDYRPTWLANKAAFVEKRTRIVRDEDGTERKVSNLRNFERIRCDAATEKRIFPCCRQDVTDDFYAALKRATGSEYIDPDTGRHLVHLHSFRTFFNVALKSAGGNAHIIAEQLIGHRGYLGGAYDKMTVEKKAEFYAENEHLLWIVQRKEITPDMEKETAALRDRIAALEADRERDRQQMIEMWESWKRRQDK